cctccaaaaatgtaaaataaaaatcatgatgtTAATTTATCCTTCGAGGAATGAAATTTTAGGAATACGTATGTTTTTATATAGGTATAAATTAATGGAAACTTGTTGGAATTTCCAACCCAAAGAAAGACCTACGTTTAAATATTGTTTAAAAGAGctagaagaattgaaaaatgactgtAACTCTAGTTTCGTCAACTTGAATTATACGACGTTATTGCCAATTACGAGtgagtacctatttataaaatgaaatactttGAATGAATCctacatttttaaatattttttttctgtcaactCGCAATAGGTCAAAAAGAAGCAGATGGCAATAGTTTAGCAAATATGGAGGACGTACCCTCAGACACGCAGAATAAAAAACCTTCCAAAACGAAATCAATTACCCCGGTAGAAGAAGTAGAAAACGACAGTTCATTAGAAACACAATTATCGAATTTGGAAAAACcgtaaataaaaatcatgattattttttatacaaaatcttttttaaataaacattttgaaaaatattcgaatatgaaaaaattattcatttagaaaataaaacaaatcaaaTATATCAACAGAATATATTAAAAGAATTATTcaacaaaatctcaaaataaggaaaattgtacaaaaaaaaatctacgtatGTAATTATTTATGTACAACACAACAAAAAGCACGATTAACTGTCGAGGAATAGGAAACAAAAAAGACCAGAACTAGGACTTCCTGAAACTTCTCAAAATAGGATACATCAAGTCTAAAGCTTGCTGTAATTCGTCACGTGATTTACCACCGGTGATGACGATCTTGCCATTAACAAATATAAGCATAACAGTCCTGGGTCTAACCAAACGATAAATAAGCGCCGGAAATAATTCCGGCTCGTAACGACTGAATTGAGCGTGACTTTCATTCAAGTCTTCTAAACGAATGGGGAATTTCAAATCGCAAGTCGCTAACAtgttgtttattttgaaatcctTCAACTGcacattattgccaattttttgtaagatACGAGCTAACTTTCGTGCACCCAAGTTGGCTAGTTTTTCGTGTTTA
This region of Planococcus citri chromosome 5, ihPlaCitr1.1, whole genome shotgun sequence genomic DNA includes:
- the LOC135847496 gene encoding TATA-box-binding protein-like gives rise to the protein MTSTQPTEADVRPTIFIQNIVCSVNLSCTLNLTDVNNRLRLSEYNPKRFPGAVLRLLEPKVTALTFSTGKMVVCGAKHEKLANLGARKLARILQKIGNNVQLKDFKINNMLATCDLKFPIRLEDLNESHAQFSRYEPELFPALIYRLVRPRTVMLIFVNGKIVITGGKSRDELQQALDLMYPILRSFRKS